From a single Ornithorhynchus anatinus isolate Pmale09 chromosome 4, mOrnAna1.pri.v4, whole genome shotgun sequence genomic region:
- the ENDOG gene encoding endonuclease G, mitochondrial — MRGWVGRGLCVALGLGAGAAWGRKPGVFGEGAVVEAGASALKYGAPEPRGLQVRGGYVLSYDARSRGARWVLERLRAEELRGPARRRACAFRPDPDLHPYHRATDLDYRHSGFQRGHLAAAANHSRSQARMDDTFLLSNVAPQVPHLNQHAWNNLEKYCRSLTSIYKNVYVCTGPLFLPRQEADGKMYVKYQVIGKNHVAVPTHFFKVLILEAEGGLVELRSYVMPNAPVDETIPLDRFLVPIESIERASGLLFVPNILKRTNKLRAITPGDK; from the exons atgcgggggtgggtggggcgaGGCCTGTGCGTGGCCCTgggcttgggggcgggggcggcgtggGGAAGAAAGCCGGgggtgtttggggagggggcggtggtggAGGCGGGGGCGTCGGCCCTGAAATACGGGGCTCCGGAGCCCCGGGGGCTGCAGGTGCGAGGGGGCTATGTACTGAGCTACGACGCGCGGAGTCGCGGGGCGCGTTGGGTGCTGGAGCGGCTGCGGGCCGAGGAGCTGCGGGGCCCCGCACGACGCCGGGCCTGCGCCTTCCGCCCCGACCCCGACCTGCACCCCTATCACCGGGCCACCGACCTCGACTATCGCCACAGCGGCTTCCAGAGAGGACACCTGGCCGCCGCCGCCAACCACAGCCGCAGCCAGGCCCGCATGGACGACACCTTTCTTCTCAGCAACGTCGCCCCGCAG GTGCCCCACCTGAACCAGCACGCCTGGAACAACCTGGAGAAATACTGCCGCAGCCTGACCAGCATCTACAAAAACGTTTACGTCTGCACCGGCCCCCTCTTCCTACCCAG GCAGGAGGCCGACGGGAAGATGTACGTCAAGTACCAGGTGATCGGTAAGAACCACGTGGCGGTGCCCACCCACTTCTTCAAGGTGCTCATCCTCGAGGCGGAGGGCGGGCTGGTAGAGCTGCGATCTTATGTGATGCCCAACGCCCCGGTGGACGAGACCATCCCGCTGGACCGTTTCCTGGTGCCCATCGAGAGCATCGAGCGGGCCTCGGGCCTGCTCTTTGTGCCCAACATCCTCAAGAGGACGAATAAGCTCAGGGCCATCACGCCGGGGGACAAGTGA